From a region of the Thermomonas sp. HDW16 genome:
- a CDS encoding acyl-CoA-binding protein produces MSDLKAKFEQAAKDVHALAERPDNDTLLRLYALYKQGAEGDVSGPKPGFFDFVGTAKYEAWAKLAGTGQDDAMKKYVDLVKKLTA; encoded by the coding sequence ATGTCCGATCTCAAGGCCAAGTTCGAGCAGGCTGCCAAGGATGTGCACGCGCTGGCCGAGCGCCCGGACAACGACACCCTGCTGCGTCTGTACGCCCTGTACAAGCAAGGTGCCGAGGGCGACGTCAGCGGGCCGAAGCCCGGTTTCTTCGACTTCGTCGGCACTGCCAAGTACGAAGCTTGGGCCAAGCTGGCCGGCACCGGCCAGGACGATGCGATGAAGAAGTACGTCGACCTGGTCAAGAAACTCACCGCGTAA
- the serC gene encoding 3-phosphoserine/phosphohydroxythreonine transaminase: protein MSRAYNFSPGPAALPEAVLRQAQAEMLEYRDAGASIVEISHRGPEFLEVARRTEADLRTLLSIPDDYAVIFTAGGATTVQALLPLNFAAPGQAADYVVTGHWGKTALKQVAPVIDARIAASSEGGGFRDIPSRAKWMLSADAAYVHVTANETIHGVEFRDIPSVGDVPLIADFSSSIASEPLDISRFGAIYAGAQKNLGPVGIAVLIVRRDLLQRAGQPRAPIFDYRAQLEAESMLNTPPSWNWYMLGLTVKWMLDEGGVAEFAAQNARKAALLYAAIDGSGGFYRNEVATDARSRMNVPFFLHDESLNDAFLAQAREAGLISLKGHRVLGGMRASIYNAMPEAGVQALADFMKDFQQRNG, encoded by the coding sequence ATGTCGCGTGCCTACAACTTCAGCCCCGGTCCCGCCGCGTTGCCGGAAGCCGTCCTGCGCCAGGCGCAGGCGGAGATGCTGGAGTATCGCGATGCCGGCGCGTCCATCGTCGAGATCAGCCATCGCGGGCCGGAATTCCTGGAGGTCGCGCGCCGTACCGAGGCCGACCTGCGCACCCTGCTGTCGATCCCCGACGACTACGCGGTGATCTTCACCGCCGGCGGCGCCACCACGGTGCAGGCGCTGCTGCCGCTTAACTTCGCCGCCCCCGGGCAGGCGGCCGATTACGTGGTCACCGGTCACTGGGGCAAGACTGCGCTCAAGCAGGTCGCGCCGGTGATCGATGCGCGCATCGCCGCCAGCAGCGAGGGCGGCGGTTTCCGCGACATCCCGTCGCGGGCGAAGTGGATGCTGTCCGCTGATGCGGCGTATGTGCATGTCACCGCGAACGAAACGATCCATGGCGTCGAATTCCGCGACATTCCGTCGGTGGGCGATGTCCCGCTGATCGCCGATTTCAGCAGCTCGATCGCCTCGGAACCGCTGGATATTTCGCGTTTCGGCGCGATCTACGCCGGTGCGCAGAAGAACCTGGGGCCGGTCGGCATCGCCGTGCTGATCGTGCGTCGCGACCTCTTGCAGCGTGCCGGCCAACCGCGCGCGCCGATCTTCGACTATCGCGCCCAGCTCGAAGCCGAATCCATGCTCAATACACCGCCCAGCTGGAACTGGTACATGCTCGGGCTGACCGTGAAGTGGATGCTGGACGAAGGCGGCGTGGCCGAATTCGCCGCGCAGAACGCGCGCAAGGCCGCGCTGCTGTATGCGGCCATCGACGGTTCCGGCGGCTTCTATCGCAACGAAGTGGCGACTGACGCTCGATCGCGCATGAACGTGCCGTTCTTCCTGCACGACGAATCGCTGAACGATGCCTTCCTTGCGCAGGCGCGCGAAGCCGGGTTGATCTCGCTCAAGGGTCACCGCGTGCTGGGCGGCATGCGCGCCTCGATCTACAACGCGATGCCGGAAGCCGGGGTGCAGGCGTTGGCCGATTTCATGAAGGATTTCCAGCAGCGAAATGGCTAA
- a CDS encoding restriction endonuclease, translating into MFSFLIALIVFVLAGLAANVLLRKQPANSNELKLGLAHLAGLRWRDFAKLVLQAMHARGYQTVRDKDGPADGLPTDGGDILLRRDGQLTLLSCKYGNASVVGTQPILGLGKSAELRGADMAIVVTPGRFDEEAKRVAKRQHVELIDGATLWPEVKPFIDDDISHQAGLQTEKKNATIAWSGAAVLAAVTWMLVQGIQPPSTEAAVDGSVTATAARSAPATTASTTTAEQQAVPSDPAILERRRSETANAISTLPGVDRAVWSTQSTLLVYLASEAADPSSALCPLLERYPELAPSRVQLQPPQGSEKPVRFKQCRSY; encoded by the coding sequence ATGTTTTCGTTCCTGATCGCCCTGATCGTGTTCGTGCTGGCGGGTCTTGCCGCCAATGTCCTGCTGCGAAAACAGCCGGCAAACAGCAACGAATTGAAGCTGGGCCTCGCGCACCTGGCGGGTTTGCGTTGGCGGGATTTCGCCAAACTGGTTTTGCAGGCCATGCATGCGCGTGGATACCAGACCGTTCGCGACAAGGATGGCCCCGCGGACGGCCTGCCCACCGATGGCGGCGACATCCTCCTGCGCCGGGATGGGCAACTCACGTTGTTGTCGTGCAAATACGGCAACGCTTCCGTGGTTGGTACGCAACCGATCCTGGGGCTGGGGAAATCAGCAGAATTGCGCGGCGCGGACATGGCCATCGTGGTAACCCCCGGCCGTTTCGACGAAGAGGCAAAACGTGTCGCCAAGCGCCAGCACGTGGAACTCATCGACGGTGCAACCCTGTGGCCAGAGGTGAAGCCCTTCATCGACGACGACATCTCGCACCAGGCGGGCCTTCAAACCGAGAAGAAAAACGCGACGATTGCCTGGTCGGGCGCGGCGGTCTTGGCAGCGGTCACCTGGATGCTCGTGCAAGGCATACAGCCCCCCTCGACGGAGGCGGCAGTCGATGGGAGCGTGACGGCTACTGCAGCCAGATCCGCGCCCGCCACGACAGCCTCGACCACAACCGCCGAACAGCAAGCCGTTCCTTCCGACCCGGCAATACTGGAACGACGGCGCAGCGAAACCGCAAACGCGATCTCCACCTTGCCCGGCGTTGACCGCGCAGTCTGGTCGACGCAATCGACCCTGCTGGTCTATCTGGCATCGGAAGCGGCGGATCCCAGCAGCGCGCTCTGCCCGCTACTGGAACGCTATCCAGAGCTCGCCCCGTCGCGCGTGCAGTTACAGCCGCCGCAAGGCAGCGAGAAGCCGGTACGGTTCAAGCAGTGTCGATCGTACTGA
- a CDS encoding patatin-like phospholipase family protein → MLSLHAAEHSRPNRGGAPRIGLAIAGGGPIGAMYELGALRALDEACDGLDLTRLDCYVGVSSGAFFAAGLANRMDTAELCRIFISGDSQDVTFRPETFLRPALLEYVRRAASIPRLAAKLTHDLWFGRGDSRWSDLVTRIGGLVPTGLFDNAEVERFLRDVFSRRGRSNDFRKLSRPLYVIGVDLDSGEAVRFGDEGWDDVPISQAVQASAALPGLYPPVEIFDKSGRGRHFVDGALRRTMHASVVLDRDVDLMLGINPLVPFNPGNDADTEAESHRFSDRRIAEGGLPGVLSQTLRTMLQSRMQVGLARYAQQYPDIDQLVFEPNAADRELFYTNVFSFAARRRISQLAYRNTLADLRNRREVLAPVLARHGITLREDVIADRPRSILAHLPPSARNTETTAVLGRALDDIEHSLHKRRRTQSRRMV, encoded by the coding sequence ATGCTGTCATTGCACGCCGCCGAACACTCCCGTCCAAATCGTGGTGGTGCGCCGCGCATCGGCCTGGCCATCGCCGGTGGCGGCCCGATCGGCGCGATGTACGAACTGGGTGCGTTGCGCGCACTCGATGAGGCCTGCGACGGCCTCGACCTGACCCGGCTGGACTGTTATGTGGGCGTCAGCTCCGGCGCGTTCTTCGCCGCTGGATTGGCCAACCGCATGGACACCGCCGAGTTGTGCCGCATCTTCATCAGCGGCGACAGCCAGGATGTGACCTTCCGTCCGGAAACCTTCCTGCGCCCGGCGCTGCTGGAATACGTGCGTCGGGCGGCGTCGATTCCACGCCTGGCTGCCAAGCTCACCCACGACCTGTGGTTCGGCCGCGGCGATTCGCGCTGGTCGGATCTGGTCACTCGCATCGGCGGCCTGGTGCCAACCGGCCTGTTCGACAACGCCGAGGTCGAACGCTTCCTGCGCGACGTGTTCAGCCGCCGTGGCCGCAGCAACGATTTCCGCAAGCTGTCGCGCCCGCTGTACGTGATCGGCGTGGACCTGGACAGCGGCGAGGCGGTGCGCTTCGGCGATGAAGGCTGGGACGACGTGCCGATCTCGCAGGCGGTGCAGGCCAGCGCCGCCCTGCCCGGCCTGTACCCGCCGGTCGAAATTTTCGACAAGAGCGGGCGCGGGCGGCATTTCGTCGATGGTGCGCTACGCCGCACAATGCATGCCTCGGTGGTGCTGGACCGCGATGTCGACCTGATGCTCGGCATCAACCCGCTGGTGCCGTTCAACCCCGGCAACGATGCGGATACCGAAGCGGAATCGCACCGTTTCAGTGACCGCCGCATCGCCGAGGGCGGCCTACCCGGCGTGCTCTCGCAGACCCTGCGCACGATGCTGCAGTCGCGCATGCAGGTCGGCCTGGCGCGTTATGCGCAGCAGTATCCGGACATCGACCAGCTGGTGTTCGAGCCCAATGCCGCCGACCGCGAACTGTTTTACACCAACGTTTTCAGCTTCGCCGCACGCCGGCGCATTTCGCAACTCGCCTACCGCAACACCCTGGCCGACCTGCGCAACCGCCGCGAGGTGCTGGCGCCGGTGCTGGCGCGCCACGGCATCACCCTGCGCGAGGACGTGATCGCCGATCGGCCGCGTTCGATCCTGGCCCATTTGCCGCCTTCGGCGCGCAATACGGAAACCACCGCCGTGCTTGGCCGTGCGCTCGACGACATCGAACATTCGCTGCACAAAAGACGTCGCACGCAATCCCGTCGCATGGTGTGA
- the pheA gene encoding prephenate dehydratase, whose amino-acid sequence MAKKADKQAQQKQAQPPEAKPDLAQVREQIDGIDRRIQELIAERANWAHQVGKAKGKLAAAVDYYRPEREAQVLRRVVDRNDGPLADDVLVRLFREIMSACLAQQEPLKIGYLGPEGTFSQQAVHKHFGHSAHGLPLASIEEVFQEVAAGHADFGVVPVENSGQGTIQVTLDLFLTSPLKICGEVELRVHQHLLSRSGRIEDIERIYSHPMSLAQCGGWLREHLPKAEKIPVSSNAEAARRARNADDAAAIAGESAGHVYGLKKIAGPIEDRSDNTTRFLVLGRESFPPSGHDRTSLLVFIRDRPGALYGVLEPLARRGISMNRIESRPAHGHLWQYAFFIDVAGHCEESPLKDALAEVAEKGDEVRVLGSYPVAIL is encoded by the coding sequence ATGGCTAAGAAAGCAGACAAACAAGCGCAACAGAAGCAGGCGCAGCCGCCCGAGGCCAAGCCCGATCTTGCGCAAGTGCGCGAACAGATCGACGGCATTGACCGTCGCATCCAGGAGCTGATCGCCGAACGCGCCAATTGGGCGCACCAGGTCGGCAAGGCCAAGGGCAAGCTGGCGGCGGCGGTGGATTACTACCGCCCGGAACGCGAAGCACAGGTGTTGCGCCGCGTGGTGGATCGCAACGACGGCCCGCTGGCTGACGACGTGCTGGTGCGGTTGTTCCGCGAAATCATGTCGGCTTGCCTCGCCCAGCAGGAGCCGCTGAAGATCGGCTACCTCGGGCCGGAAGGCACGTTCAGCCAGCAGGCGGTTCACAAACATTTCGGCCATTCCGCGCACGGCCTGCCGCTGGCCAGCATCGAGGAAGTGTTCCAGGAAGTCGCCGCCGGTCATGCCGATTTCGGCGTGGTGCCGGTGGAAAATTCCGGGCAGGGCACCATCCAGGTCACGCTCGACCTGTTCCTGACTTCGCCGCTCAAGATCTGCGGCGAAGTCGAACTGCGCGTGCACCAGCATCTGCTGTCGCGCAGCGGCCGCATCGAAGACATCGAGCGGATCTATTCGCACCCGATGTCGCTGGCGCAATGCGGCGGCTGGTTGCGCGAGCACCTGCCGAAGGCGGAGAAGATCCCCGTTTCCAGCAATGCCGAAGCCGCGCGCCGCGCGCGCAATGCGGACGATGCCGCGGCGATTGCCGGCGAATCCGCCGGTCATGTGTACGGGCTGAAGAAGATCGCGGGCCCCATCGAGGATCGCAGCGACAACACCACGCGCTTCCTGGTGCTGGGCCGCGAATCGTTCCCGCCATCCGGTCACGACCGCACCTCGTTGCTGGTGTTCATCCGCGATCGTCCCGGTGCGCTGTACGGCGTGCTGGAACCGTTGGCGCGGCGCGGCATCAGCATGAACCGGATCGAGTCGCGGCCCGCGCACGGCCACTTGTGGCAGTACGCGTTTTTCATCGACGTCGCCGGCCATTGCGAGGAATCGCCGCTGAAAGACGCGCTGGCCGAAGTCGCCGAGAAGGGCGATGAAGTGCGCGTGCTGGGTTCCTATCCCGTCGCGATCCTCTGA
- a CDS encoding FHA domain-containing protein: protein MNELRLRFCDGDQADLPLGAGVHALGRLPTGLGPVDDQQSWLLQLCNDRRGIWMTVADELRGVHVNGRPVQHVAMLRAGDSIHVDGNELLLTAANDGRTLPPADSGQRDPIGNLRLVLRGVGGTHHGRSISLDKPRRIGRAQDADIRIEGPGIAERHALVEAVNGQAVLRDADADVLVNGQRVREAALHAGDQIAFDVQHRFVVEGPPPPVPGPSPSARLRAAFADNADEAPSVPRKSWLQRMPWLLITAILLAAALAALLLFGAR from the coding sequence ATGAACGAACTGCGTCTGCGATTCTGCGATGGCGACCAAGCCGATCTGCCACTTGGCGCGGGCGTGCATGCGCTTGGGCGGCTGCCCACCGGACTTGGCCCGGTGGATGACCAGCAGTCGTGGCTGCTGCAGTTGTGCAACGACCGCCGCGGCATCTGGATGACGGTGGCCGACGAACTGCGTGGCGTGCATGTGAATGGCCGTCCGGTGCAGCACGTGGCGATGCTGCGCGCCGGCGACAGCATCCACGTCGACGGCAACGAGCTGCTGTTGACCGCCGCCAACGACGGCCGCACGCTGCCGCCTGCCGATAGCGGCCAGCGCGATCCGATCGGCAACCTGCGCCTGGTTCTGCGTGGCGTGGGCGGCACCCACCACGGCCGCAGCATCAGCTTGGACAAGCCACGCAGGATCGGTCGTGCGCAGGATGCCGACATCCGCATCGAAGGCCCCGGCATCGCCGAACGCCACGCCTTGGTCGAAGCGGTGAACGGGCAAGCCGTGTTGCGCGATGCCGATGCCGACGTCCTGGTCAACGGCCAGCGCGTTCGCGAGGCTGCACTGCATGCCGGCGACCAGATCGCGTTCGATGTACAGCACCGGTTCGTGGTGGAGGGCCCGCCACCGCCGGTTCCCGGCCCTTCGCCCAGCGCACGGCTGCGCGCGGCATTTGCCGACAATGCGGACGAAGCTCCCAGCGTCCCCCGCAAATCCTGGCTGCAGCGCATGCCATGGCTGCTGATCACGGCGATCCTGCTGGCCGCGGCACTGGCTGCGCTGTTGCTGTTCGGTGCGCGCTGA
- the msrP gene encoding protein-methionine-sulfoxide reductase catalytic subunit MsrP: MKQRDALRIPADLVTDEAVYRDRRRVLAALGLLPALGMAGCSEAAPPPSNVVVTPEQAKSGFRTAEEQTRELDATSYNNFYEFGTNKDDPSNAAKTLRTSPWTVAVGGHCAKPGKLSLDDLLKGFTPQERIYRMRCVEGWSMVIPWLGVPLGDVLKRFEPTSKAKYVAFTSLADPRQMPGVRADVLDWPYREGLRIDEAMHPLTLLATGLYGKPLPQQNGAPLRLIVPWKYGFKGIKSIISITFVENMPKTSWNMSQASEYGFFSNVNPAVDHPRWSQKTERRIAGSASKLFAERIPTLPFNGYAAQVASLYAGMDLKKWF; encoded by the coding sequence ATGAAACAGCGCGATGCACTCCGCATCCCCGCCGACCTGGTAACCGACGAGGCCGTCTATCGCGACCGCCGCCGGGTGCTGGCGGCACTAGGCCTGCTGCCCGCACTGGGCATGGCCGGCTGCTCCGAAGCCGCGCCGCCGCCGTCGAACGTGGTGGTGACGCCGGAACAGGCCAAATCGGGCTTCCGCACCGCGGAGGAACAGACCCGCGAGCTGGATGCCACCAGCTACAACAATTTCTACGAGTTCGGCACCAACAAGGACGATCCGTCGAACGCCGCAAAGACGCTACGAACCTCACCATGGACGGTTGCGGTGGGTGGACACTGCGCCAAGCCCGGCAAGCTCTCGCTGGACGACTTGCTGAAAGGATTTACGCCGCAGGAACGCATCTACCGGATGCGCTGCGTGGAAGGCTGGTCGATGGTGATCCCGTGGCTGGGCGTGCCATTGGGCGATGTGCTGAAGCGCTTCGAACCGACCTCGAAGGCGAAGTACGTCGCCTTCACCAGCCTGGCCGATCCACGACAGATGCCGGGCGTGCGCGCCGACGTGCTGGACTGGCCGTACCGCGAGGGCCTGCGCATCGACGAAGCCATGCACCCGCTCACCCTGCTCGCCACTGGCCTGTACGGCAAGCCGTTGCCGCAGCAGAACGGCGCGCCACTGCGGCTGATCGTGCCGTGGAAATACGGCTTCAAGGGGATCAAGTCGATCATCTCGATCACCTTCGTCGAGAACATGCCCAAGACCAGCTGGAACATGTCGCAGGCTTCGGAATACGGCTTCTTTTCCAACGTAAACCCGGCGGTGGATCATCCGCGCTGGAGCCAGAAGACCGAACGCCGGATCGCCGGCAGTGCCAGCAAGCTGTTCGCAGAACGCATTCCCACCCTGCCGTTCAATGGTTATGCCGCCCAAGTGGCATCGCTGTATGCGGGCATGGATTTGAAGAAGTGGTTTTGA
- a CDS encoding polyhydroxyalkanoic acid system family protein, producing MSRIDIRHPHSLPKPKARKAIEEVAKKLAEKFDMDYDWDGDTLNFSRSGVEGAIELAAKDLHVHAKLGFLTAMFKDPIESEIKRVLKEKF from the coding sequence ATGTCCCGCATCGACATCCGCCACCCCCATTCGCTGCCCAAGCCCAAGGCCCGCAAGGCGATCGAGGAAGTGGCAAAGAAGCTCGCCGAGAAGTTCGACATGGATTACGACTGGGACGGCGACACGCTGAACTTCTCGCGCTCGGGCGTGGAGGGCGCGATCGAGTTGGCAGCGAAGGACCTGCATGTCCACGCCAAACTCGGTTTCCTGACCGCGATGTTCAAGGATCCGATCGAGAGCGAGATCAAGCGCGTGCTGAAAGAGAAGTTCTGA
- the msrQ gene encoding protein-methionine-sulfoxide reductase heme-binding subunit MsrQ → MTLPKGIVHLAALTPLAILLWQMWSVAKTGSNVLGADPVAEIEHTLGLWALRFLMLTLAITPLRQLTGWNVLVRFRRMLGLYAFAYASLHFAAYLGLDLRGYWTQVFEDIAKRPYITVGFIAWLLLVPLAITSTTGWIKRLGRNWARLHKLVYAVAVLAVLHFWWLVKSDIREPALYAGIAALLLGWRVWKRQRVRTSLSARA, encoded by the coding sequence TTGACGCTTCCGAAAGGCATCGTCCACCTCGCCGCGCTGACGCCCCTGGCGATCCTGCTATGGCAGATGTGGAGCGTGGCGAAAACCGGCAGCAACGTGCTGGGCGCGGATCCCGTCGCCGAGATCGAACATACGCTTGGCCTGTGGGCACTGCGCTTCCTGATGCTGACGCTAGCGATCACCCCACTGCGCCAGCTGACCGGCTGGAATGTACTGGTGCGTTTCCGGCGCATGCTTGGCCTGTACGCCTTCGCCTACGCCAGTCTGCATTTCGCTGCCTACCTGGGCCTGGATCTGCGCGGCTACTGGACGCAAGTATTCGAAGACATCGCGAAGCGCCCGTACATCACCGTGGGCTTCATCGCGTGGTTGCTGCTGGTGCCGCTGGCGATCACGTCCACGACTGGCTGGATCAAGCGGCTTGGCCGCAACTGGGCACGCCTGCACAAGCTGGTCTATGCCGTGGCCGTGCTGGCGGTGCTGCATTTCTGGTGGCTGGTCAAATCCGACATCCGCGAACCGGCGCTATATGCCGGCATCGCCGCATTGCTGCTAGGCTGGAGGGTCTGGAAGCGCCAGCGGGTCAGAACTTCTCTTTCAGCACGCGCTTGA
- a CDS encoding SDR family oxidoreductase yields MSYFVTGGTGFLGRFLIGNLLKRKGAIYVLVRKESMKKFEALAKKQGWDASRVIAVAGDMTAPKCGLTPSQVRTLSAKKIQHFFHLAAIYDLTASAEEQRAANIDGTQHALDLAAALKVGCFHHTSSIAAAGLYPGVFREDMFEEAEGLDDPYLRTKHDSEGLVRDEKRIKWRIYRPGMVVGHSQTGEMDKIDGPYYFFTFLKKLREMLPPWMPTLGIEGGRINVVPVDFVVDAMDHIAHKPKLDGHTFHLTDPEPMRVGEVLNTFARAGHAPEMTMRIDARMFAFVPGGIRMAVGNLPPVKRFVGMLLRDFKIPKEVLKFITYPTRFDNRETERALKGSGIKVPALETYAWRLWDYWERHLDPDLFIDRTLKGKVRNKVVVITGGSSGIGLATAQKVAAAGAITIIVARGEEELFKVRDEMKATGGKVFAYTADLAEMASCDALVKQVLEAHGHVDILINNAGRSIRRSIEASYDRFHDFERTMQLNYFGCIRLIMGFMPTMTHRRKGHIINISSIGVLANSPRFSAYVASKAALDAFSRCAQGELSGKGISFTTINMPLVKTPMIAPTKMYDSVPTLSPDEAADLLVKAIIEKPSRIATRLGIFSALVNAVAPKAYEVVMNTAFELFPDSAAAKGDKAALKGEAQPSNEQIAFASLMRGVHW; encoded by the coding sequence ATGAGCTATTTCGTGACCGGCGGCACCGGGTTCCTGGGCCGTTTCCTGATCGGCAACCTGCTCAAGCGCAAGGGCGCGATCTACGTGCTGGTGCGCAAGGAGTCGATGAAGAAATTCGAGGCCCTTGCGAAGAAGCAGGGTTGGGACGCCAGCCGGGTCATCGCGGTAGCCGGCGACATGACCGCGCCGAAATGCGGTTTGACGCCGTCGCAGGTTCGCACGCTGTCGGCGAAGAAGATCCAGCATTTCTTCCATCTCGCCGCGATCTACGATCTCACCGCCAGCGCGGAGGAGCAGCGTGCGGCCAATATCGACGGCACCCAACACGCGCTGGATCTCGCGGCGGCGCTGAAGGTGGGCTGCTTCCACCACACCAGTTCGATCGCCGCCGCCGGCCTGTACCCGGGCGTGTTCCGCGAGGACATGTTCGAGGAAGCCGAGGGGCTGGACGATCCCTACCTGCGTACCAAGCACGATTCCGAAGGACTGGTGCGCGACGAAAAGCGCATCAAGTGGCGCATCTATCGCCCGGGCATGGTGGTGGGCCATTCGCAGACCGGCGAAATGGACAAGATCGACGGCCCGTACTACTTCTTCACCTTCCTCAAGAAGCTGCGCGAGATGTTGCCGCCGTGGATGCCGACGCTGGGCATCGAGGGCGGGCGCATCAACGTGGTGCCGGTGGATTTCGTCGTCGATGCGATGGACCACATCGCGCACAAACCGAAGCTCGATGGCCATACTTTCCACCTGACCGATCCGGAACCGATGCGTGTTGGCGAGGTGCTGAACACCTTCGCTCGCGCCGGCCACGCGCCGGAAATGACCATGCGCATCGATGCGCGCATGTTCGCCTTCGTGCCGGGCGGGATCCGCATGGCGGTCGGCAACCTGCCACCGGTCAAGCGCTTCGTCGGCATGCTGCTACGCGACTTCAAGATCCCCAAGGAGGTGCTGAAGTTCATCACCTATCCGACCCGTTTCGACAACCGCGAAACCGAGCGCGCGCTGAAGGGCAGCGGGATCAAGGTGCCGGCGCTGGAGACCTACGCCTGGCGCCTGTGGGATTACTGGGAACGCCACCTGGATCCGGATCTGTTCATCGACCGCACGTTGAAGGGCAAGGTGCGCAACAAGGTGGTGGTGATCACCGGCGGTTCCTCTGGCATCGGCTTGGCAACTGCGCAGAAGGTGGCCGCTGCCGGTGCCATCACCATCATCGTGGCGCGTGGCGAGGAAGAACTGTTCAAGGTGCGAGACGAAATGAAGGCGACGGGCGGCAAGGTGTTTGCCTACACCGCGGACCTGGCAGAAATGGCTAGCTGCGATGCATTGGTGAAGCAGGTCCTCGAAGCGCACGGCCATGTCGATATCCTGATCAACAACGCCGGTCGTTCGATTCGCCGTTCGATCGAGGCCAGCTACGACCGCTTCCATGATTTCGAACGCACCATGCAGCTGAATTACTTCGGTTGCATCCGCCTGATCATGGGCTTCATGCCGACCATGACCCATCGCCGCAAGGGCCACATCATCAACATCAGCTCGATCGGCGTGCTGGCCAATTCACCGCGCTTTTCCGCCTACGTGGCGTCCAAGGCCGCGCTGGATGCCTTCAGCCGCTGCGCGCAGGGCGAGCTCTCGGGCAAGGGCATCAGCTTCACCACCATCAACATGCCGCTGGTGAAGACGCCGATGATCGCGCCAACCAAGATGTACGACAGCGTGCCCACGCTCAGCCCGGATGAGGCCGCCGACCTGCTGGTCAAGGCCATCATCGAGAAGCCAAGCCGTATCGCGACTCGCCTGGGCATCTTCAGTGCGTTGGTCAACGCGGTCGCGCCGAAGGCGTACGAAGTGGTGATGAACACCGCGTTCGAACTGTTCCCGGATTCCGCCGCGGCCAAGGGCGACAAGGCTGCGCTCAAGGGCGAGGCGCAGCCGAGCAACGAGCAAATCGCGTTCGCCTCGCTGATGCGCGGGGTGCATTGGTAA
- a CDS encoding phasin family protein, which yields MAKLKKTANKKSAGAAKDSKAQAERLGKSITESAQQIWLAGMGAFNRAQAEGSKLFESLVRDGLSLEQTARKFTGARADFVRDAVEGKVGQARERAVDTWDKLEKVFEERVQRALVKLGVPGRDDLNALTARVERLTEELRKANGGAAPKAAKAPRKVAAKKAPAKRATAKKATSKRASKSSDE from the coding sequence ATGGCCAAGCTGAAGAAAACCGCAAACAAGAAGTCCGCCGGCGCCGCGAAGGACAGCAAGGCGCAGGCCGAGCGCCTGGGCAAGTCGATCACCGAATCCGCGCAGCAGATCTGGCTGGCCGGCATGGGTGCGTTCAACCGCGCGCAGGCCGAAGGCAGCAAGCTGTTCGAAAGCCTGGTCCGCGACGGCCTGTCGCTGGAGCAGACCGCGCGTAAGTTCACCGGCGCCCGCGCCGATTTCGTCCGCGATGCGGTCGAAGGCAAGGTCGGCCAGGCCCGCGAGCGCGCCGTCGACACCTGGGACAAGCTGGAGAAGGTGTTCGAGGAACGCGTGCAGCGCGCGCTGGTCAAGCTTGGCGTGCCCGGCCGCGACGATCTCAACGCGCTCACCGCGCGCGTCGAACGCCTGACCGAGGAACTGCGCAAGGCCAACGGCGGCGCCGCACCGAAGGCCGCCAAGGCCCCGCGCAAAGTCGCCGCCAAGAAGGCGCCCGCCAAGCGCGCAACCGCGAAGAAGGCCACCAGCAAGCGCGCGTCCAAGTCTTCCGACGAATAA